A single Oryctolagus cuniculus chromosome 16, mOryCun1.1, whole genome shotgun sequence DNA region contains:
- the LOC100341229 gene encoding olfactory receptor 7A10-like — MHAHAMFFFPLFCSHIKCMEPGNETQPSEFLLLGFSEDPALQPLICGLFLSMYLVTVAGNLLIVLAILSDPHLHTPMYFFLSNLSLVDVCFTSTTIPKMLVNIQMQSKAISYTGCITQMYFLLLFGGLDDLLLTVMAYDRFVAICHPLLYTVIMSPQLCVQLVLLSWVISALNSFLQSLMVLRLSFCAHLEIPHFFCELDQVVHTACSDTFLNDILIYFASVLLGAGPLAGILYSYSKIISSIRAISSAQGKYKAFSTCVSHLTVVSLFYGTVLGVYLSSAVTQNTHSTATASLMYTVVTPMMNPFIYSLRNKDIKRALKRFFRRKSGDVSVNPSL; from the coding sequence ATGCATGCTCATGCCATGTTTTTCTTTCCCTTGTTTTGCAGTCACATCAAATGCATGGAACCAGGCAATGAAACTCAACCTTCAGAATTCCTTCTCCTGGGATTCTCAGaggacccagcactgcagccactCATATGtgggctcttcctctccatgtacctggtcactgtggctgggaacctgctcatcgtcctggccatcctctcagacccccacctccacacacccatgtacttcttcctctccaacctgtccttggtggacgtctgcttcacctccaccaccatcccCAAGATGCTGGTGAACATCCAGATGCAGAGCAAAGCCATCAGCTATACAGGTTGCATCACCCAGATGtactttttattgctttttggAGGGTTAGATGACCTTCTCCTGACCGTGATGGCCTATGATAGGTTTGTGGCCATCTGTCACCCCCTGCTCTACACGGTCATCATGAGCCCCCAGCTCTGTGTGCAGCTGGTTCTGCTGTCCTGGGTCATCAGTGCTCTGAATTCATTTTTGCAAAGCCTAATGGTGCTGCGGCTGTCCTTCTGCGCACACCTGGAAATCCCCCACTTCTTCTGTGAGCTGGATCAGGTCGTCCACACTGCCTGCTCTGACACGTTTCTCAATGACATCCTCATCTATTTTGCATCCGTGCTGCTGGGTGCAGGTCCTCTGGCTGGGATCTTGTATTCCTACTCTAAGATCATCTCCTCCATCCGTGCCATCTCATCAGCTCAGGGGAAGTATAAAGCATTCTCCACCTGTGTCTCTCACCTCACTGTCGTCTCCTTATTCTATGGCACAGTCCTGGGAGTGTACCTCAGTTCTGCTGTTACCCAAAATACACATTCAACTGCAACAGCCTCACTGATGTACACTGTGGTCACCCCCATGatgaaccccttcatctacagtCTGAGGAATAAAGATATTAAGAGGGCTTTGAAGAGGTTCTTCAGGAGGAAATCCGGAGATGTGTCAGTCAACCCATCTCTATAG